A window of Syntrophorhabdaceae bacterium genomic DNA:
CAGTTTGCATATCTTTAAATCAAGGGTAGATTTGGAAGGTATTCATGCATTATAGTAAAGGCGGTTTGGGCAACAGGCCGTTGAAATCAGGGGTCAGTATATACCACTTGCCCTGGTCTGTGTTGAATATATCAATTGAAACATTTATGAGATACAGAATCCTATTGCAAAGTCGGTGTTATTCTCTGGAATGAATATGTTGGGCATAGAAGAATAAGAGGCCTCAAAATCAAAAAAAGACTCCCTGCTTTAAGGGGCAGGGAGTCTAAATATATCAACCTCTCAATTTAAATCTCTGGATTTTACCTGTGGAGCTCTTGGGCAATTCCTTGACAAATTCCACCCATCTTGGATACTTATATTTTGCCATGTGGTCAAGAACCCATTGCTGAAGTTCTTTTTTTAACTCTTCAGATGGCTCGTATCCCTCTTTTAAGACAACAAATGCCTTTGGTTTTACAAGTTCCTTTTCATCCTTATGACCCACCACTGCCACCTCAAACACAGCAGGATGCTCCATCATGCAGTTCTCCACCTCTACAGGAGATACCCATATACCACCCACCTTCAACATGTCATCACCTCTACCTGCGCACCAGTAATAACCATCACTATCAACATAATATTTATCTCCAGTGTTTATCCACTCACCCTGCATGGTCAATTTTGTCTTTTCGCGCTTTCTCCAGTATTGCTGGGCTGCACTACCACCTTTTACATGGAGTGTTCCTATCTCTCCCTGAGGAACCTCTCTTCCTTCATCATCCACAAGCTTTATCTCATATCCAGGCACAGGTTTACCAGTAGAACCTGGCCTTATATGACCGGGACGATTCGAAAGAAATATATGGAGCATCTCTGTCGAACCTATTCCATCGAGTATATCTATGCCATAACGTTTTTTAAATCTGTAATATATGTCAGTAGGTAAGGCCTCACCAGCAGATACACATATCCTCACCGAAGAAAACTCATGGTTGCTATTGGGATCGGGTTTAGTGCCCCTTTCCACATCAAGCTTCTCTGTATATTCAAGTATTTGACCATAAAGGGTAGGCACACCAAAAAACACTGTAGGTCTAAAACGTCCAAGATAGTGTAGAATATTGTCTGGTCTTGGTGGCTGGGGATTGAGCACAACAGATCCACCCACAGAAAAAGGAAGATACCCTGCATTGCCAAGACCATAGGCAAAGAAAAGACGAGCTGCTGAAAAGAGTATGTCATCTTCTTTAAGGCCTAATACACCCTGCCCATATGACTCTGATACTACAACCATGTCGTTCTGGGAATGAATTGCCCCTTTTGGCGACCCTGTGGAACCAGAACTATATAACCAGAATGCCACGTCATCCCTTGTAGTATATTCTGTCTTTATGGTCTCAGGTGCATGTCTGTATTTCTGCTTAAAAGGTATATGGGCACCCTTTTTTTCAGATATAACTATCATATCCCTGAGATACCTAAGGTCCCCTTTTATATTTGTCACCACAGGTAATAATTCCTCAGACACAACAAGACAAATTGCCCTGCTGTCATTAAGATAATATTCATAATCATCTGGCGTGAGCATTGTATTTAATGGGATTGGAACTGCCCCAATCTTTATGGCACCATAAAAAATAGCATAAAACTGGGGGACATCGAGCATGATTATGATAATCCTGTCATCAACCCTTACACCAAGCTCTCTTAGCGCATTAGCTGTTTTATTGACCATCTTCTGAACATCATTATAGGTATAGTTCCTATGCTCTGTATACACGGCAACCTTGTGTCCCCTACCCTGTCTTATGTTACGGTCGATAAAATACTCTGCTACATTAAAAAACTCTCCTGATTCTCCGTGAATCATATAACCTCCATATCTTTTTTAAAATTTTGCAAAATATGCAAATATTTAATTTAATCCAACATTTGCCTGACTTTACTTAGAAGCTCACAAGATGAAAAAGGCTTTTGAAGAATTTCAATATCACTCTCTAAACCTTTAGAGATAACAATATCTTTCATGTATCCACTTATAAATAGAGCCTTGATATCAGGCCTTACTGTAACAGCCTTTTCATATATCTGTTTACCGTTCATTTTTGGCAGGATAACATCAAGTATGAGCAGGTCAAGGATATCTTTGTTCTCATAGAATTTTTTCATTGCTTCTTCACCATCGCTTGCTTCTATAACAT
This region includes:
- a CDS encoding benzoate-CoA ligase family protein; amino-acid sequence: MIHGESGEFFNVAEYFIDRNIRQGRGHKVAVYTEHRNYTYNDVQKMVNKTANALRELGVRVDDRIIIIMLDVPQFYAIFYGAIKIGAVPIPLNTMLTPDDYEYYLNDSRAICLVVSEELLPVVTNIKGDLRYLRDMIVISEKKGAHIPFKQKYRHAPETIKTEYTTRDDVAFWLYSSGSTGSPKGAIHSQNDMVVVSESYGQGVLGLKEDDILFSAARLFFAYGLGNAGYLPFSVGGSVVLNPQPPRPDNILHYLGRFRPTVFFGVPTLYGQILEYTEKLDVERGTKPDPNSNHEFSSVRICVSAGEALPTDIYYRFKKRYGIDILDGIGSTEMLHIFLSNRPGHIRPGSTGKPVPGYEIKLVDDEGREVPQGEIGTLHVKGGSAAQQYWRKREKTKLTMQGEWINTGDKYYVDSDGYYWCAGRGDDMLKVGGIWVSPVEVENCMMEHPAVFEVAVVGHKDEKELVKPKAFVVLKEGYEPSEELKKELQQWVLDHMAKYKYPRWVEFVKELPKSSTGKIQRFKLRG
- a CDS encoding response regulator, yielding MEASDGEEAMKKFYENKDILDLLILDVILPKMNGKQIYEKAVTVRPDIKALFISGYMKDIVISKGLESDIEILQKPFSSCELLSKVRQMLD